The proteins below are encoded in one region of Halobaculum roseum:
- a CDS encoding ABC transporter permease, translating into MSPTERDGAAASGDAETNTNGADHGVDAVTEALTDDPDRFADAEWAPGGSAISGHARNGRVAADGGSAVSEFQQKADVSMTAGERRRQWLEERVLAPARIVWSDWRARTGVLVVILYLLMATVGQMLIAAPSPNQGGYLVGAFRTLEFPLGTTASGVSLLSQTVYATPSMLTMIASGAVFTVILGTVFGTISGYKGGTTDSVLMVVTDIMMTIPGLPLTIVLASALQIEGNPVVIGILITVNAWAGLARAIRSQVLTLRDAEYVEASRIMGMGTPTIISGDIVPNLMPYITMNFVQQARAVIFGSVGLYFLGVLPYNSVNWGVMMNAAVNRAGATSSPAAFHWLLVPMVTIIVLALGLTLLAQGADRIFNPRVRARHADTIADDDESSSNTTGGI; encoded by the coding sequence GTGAGTCCTACTGAACGTGACGGCGCGGCCGCCTCCGGCGATGCCGAGACGAATACGAACGGCGCCGACCATGGCGTCGACGCGGTCACGGAGGCACTGACCGACGATCCCGACCGCTTCGCCGACGCCGAGTGGGCGCCCGGGGGGAGCGCGATCTCAGGCCACGCCCGCAACGGGCGCGTCGCCGCCGACGGCGGGTCGGCCGTCTCGGAGTTCCAGCAGAAGGCCGACGTCTCCATGACCGCCGGCGAGCGCCGACGGCAATGGCTCGAGGAGCGGGTCCTCGCACCCGCACGGATCGTCTGGAGCGACTGGCGCGCGCGGACGGGTGTGCTCGTCGTCATCCTGTACCTGCTGATGGCGACGGTCGGGCAGATGCTCATCGCGGCGCCCTCGCCCAACCAGGGCGGCTACCTGGTCGGGGCGTTTCGGACGCTGGAGTTCCCGCTGGGGACGACCGCCTCGGGTGTGAGCCTGCTCTCACAGACCGTGTACGCGACGCCGTCGATGCTGACGATGATCGCTTCGGGAGCCGTGTTCACCGTGATACTCGGAACCGTCTTCGGCACCATCTCGGGCTACAAGGGCGGAACCACCGACAGCGTGTTGATGGTCGTCACCGACATCATGATGACGATCCCGGGGCTTCCGCTGACGATCGTGCTGGCGTCTGCGCTGCAGATCGAGGGCAACCCGGTCGTCATCGGGATCCTCATCACGGTCAACGCCTGGGCCGGGCTGGCGCGTGCCATCCGGTCGCAGGTGCTGACGCTGCGCGACGCCGAGTACGTCGAGGCCTCCCGCATCATGGGGATGGGGACGCCGACGATCATCTCCGGCGACATCGTTCCGAATCTGATGCCGTACATCACGATGAACTTCGTCCAGCAGGCGCGAGCGGTCATCTTCGGCTCCGTCGGCCTGTACTTCCTGGGCGTGCTCCCGTACAACAGCGTCAACTGGGGCGTCATGATGAACGCCGCGGTCAACCGCGCCGGCGCGACGTCCTCGCCGGCGGCGTTCCACTGGCTGTTGGTGCCGATGGTGACGATCATCGTGCTCGCGCTGGGGCTGACGCTGCTGGCACAGGGCGCCGACCGGATCTTCAACCCGCGGGTGCGCGCCCGCCACGCGGACACGATCGCCGACGACGACGAGAGCTCGTCGAACACGACTGGAGGGATCTGA